TGAAAACCGGAATAGTCCGCACAAGCCATGCGACTGGCTTCAATGGCGGCGGCGATCAACCGTTTTCGGGAATTACTTGGGGTGATCTTTTTTTTGTCCATACAGACGCGCAAAATTCTCCAATAACGCCGCCGCTTTGCCGGCGGAACGCTTACCAGTCTCCAGTACCTCGGAATGGGAAAGCGGTTGCGGATTGCGCCCCGCCGCCAGATTGGTGATGCAGGAAACCGCCACAATTTTCATGCCGCATTGGCGGGACACGATGATTTCCGGCACCGTGCTCATGCCCACGGCATCCGCCCCCAAGGTCGCAAACGCCCTGATTTCCGCCGGGGTTTCATAGCTCGGCCCACTGACTGCCAGATAAACACCCTCATGCAGGTTGACATCCACTTCCTTGGCCACCTCGCGCATCATGCGGCGCAGGGTTTTATTATGCGCATCGGTCATATCCACGAAACGATGCCGGCCGGGCGGCACCGGGCCGCGAAGTGGATTAACCCCCATGAGGTTGATATGATCAGTTAACACCATGAAATCGCCTGGTTTAAGGCTGGCATTGATGCCACCAGCGGCATTGGTAAGCACCAAGGCGCGAATGCCCATGGCGGCCAGTAGCCGCACTCCAAACGTCACCTGTTCCAGCGAATGACCTTCATAGTAATGCGAGCGTCCGCTCAGAATCACCACTGGCGTTTTTTGCATGTAGCCAAGCACCAGTTTGCCGGCATGTCCCGCTACGCCCGTGCGCGGAAAGCCCGGAATACTCGAATAGTCCACCTCTAGGATGGCGGTACACCGCTGCAATACTTGCTGAAACCCGGTACCCAATATCATCCCCAGCGCCGGTCGCAATTTGGAGCGG
This window of the Verrucomicrobiota bacterium genome carries:
- a CDS encoding purine-nucleoside phosphorylase, whose protein sequence is MIATNTVHSKVGNAGHEPEPSGNSPSEAAAVLLRRSKLRPALGMILGTGFQQVLQRCTAILEVDYSSIPGFPRTGVAGHAGKLVLGYMQKTPVVILSGRSHYYEGHSLEQVTFGVRLLAAMGIRALVLTNAAGGINASLKPGDFMVLTDHINLMGVNPLRGPVPPGRHRFVDMTDAHNKTLRRMMREVAKEVDVNLHEGVYLAVSGPSYETPAEIRAFATLGADAVGMSTVPEIIVSRQCGMKIVAVSCITNLAAGRNPQPLSHSEVLETGKRSAGKAAALLENFARLYGQKKDHPK